A stretch of Chlamydiales bacterium DNA encodes these proteins:
- a CDS encoding 30S ribosomal protein S21 codes for MTSVKLRPGEPLDKALRVLKKKLDKEGVMKAAKAHRFYDKPSVKSRAKSKAALKYKKIKSGPPRMM; via the coding sequence ATGACAAGTGTCAAACTACGTCCAGGCGAACCACTCGACAAAGCCCTTCGCGTTCTCAAGAAAAAACTTGATAAAGAAGGCGTGATGAAAGCTGCTAAAGCTCATCGCTTCTACGACAAGCCTTCGGTAAAAAGCCGTGCTAAGTCAAAAGCTGCTCTTAAGTATAAGAAGATCAAGTCCGGTCCTCCTCGCATGATGTAG
- the tsaB gene encoding tRNA (adenosine(37)-N6)-threonylcarbamoyltransferase complex dimerization subunit type 1 TsaB translates to MTAILIETSSKSAGIALCKNGELIAQRPLAGDSTLSKIIFLSIQDLIRECDLDLRQLTYIGLGIGPGSYTGTRVGATIAKTLSFALNIPIISFSSPLAFLSFEEGTFASLLERKGGDYFTILGEKRGGSLYSIFPHKYVPASALASELEGVSFVICESDLNLCAKHIKPTLHLASLAPYIHAKWQKKEYDSEEGTDLLYFNPLIFN, encoded by the coding sequence ATGACAGCTATTCTCATTGAAACAAGCTCAAAATCCGCAGGTATTGCCCTCTGCAAAAATGGAGAGCTCATCGCTCAGCGCCCTCTTGCAGGAGATAGCACTCTCTCAAAAATTATTTTTCTCTCCATCCAAGATCTCATTCGCGAATGCGATCTCGATCTGCGCCAGCTGACCTATATCGGACTGGGGATTGGACCCGGCTCCTACACCGGAACGCGCGTGGGCGCAACGATTGCAAAAACTTTAAGTTTCGCTCTTAACATTCCAATCATCAGCTTCTCTTCTCCTCTCGCCTTCCTCTCTTTTGAAGAGGGGACCTTTGCCAGCCTTCTCGAAAGAAAAGGCGGAGACTACTTCACCATCTTGGGAGAAAAGAGGGGCGGCTCTCTTTATTCGATCTTTCCCCACAAGTATGTCCCTGCTTCTGCGCTCGCCTCCGAACTCGAAGGGGTCTCCTTTGTCATCTGCGAAAGCGATTTAAACCTGTGCGCAAAACACATTAAACCCACCCTTCACCTCGCCTCTCTTGCCCCCTACATCCATGCAAAATGGCAAAAAAAAGAGTATGACTCCGAAGAAGGGACCGATCTACTCTATTTCAATCCTCTGATTTTTAATTGA
- the lon gene encoding endopeptidase La gives MLNYEENKDSFNEEESIVETVKESIKEDQQREKAESDSPEQVFVIPLNRRPFFPGMAAPLVIEPGAYYEILKTVAKSKHKCMGLFLTKKEDVNIYKIGFDDLYSVGVLARILRIIPMEQGGAQVVLNMEKRISIAKPLKGKNLRAQVSYHEEVSGKLSKELKAYSISIITTIKELLKLNPLFKEELQIFLGHSDFTEPGKLADFAVALTTASREELQEVLETFDLQGRIDKALVLLKKELDLSKLQNSINQKIESSISKTQREFFLREQLKTIKKELGLEKDDKTCDIEKFEGRLKKRTVPTDVMTVIKDELEKLNVLEVQSAEYAVCRNYLDWLTIIPWGIYSEEHHNLRMAKKVLEEDHYGLNDIKERILEFISVGKLSGGVKGSIIGLVGPPGVGKTSIGKSIARALNRQFYRFSVGGMRDEAEIKGHRRTYIGAMPGKLIQALKFTQAMNPIIMLDEVDKMGSSYHGDPASALLEVLDPEQNKDFLDHYLDVRCDLSNVLFLVTANVLDTIPDPLRDRMDVLRLSGYILEEKVEIAKKYLIPRNRKAMGLKVSDAEFTRGVLKQIINGYAREAGVRNLENNLKKILRKVAVKIVKELERKKSKTAKKVGHNHQITEGNLKDYLGKPIFTSDRFYAKTPVGVCMGLAWTSHGGATLYVETIKVPAEKVEMKLTGQAGDVMKESAQIAWSYLSSQVKKYAPEVTFFEKCQVHVHIPEGATPKDGPSAGITMVTALLSLLKGVPARQNLGMTGEVTLTGKVLPIGGLKEKLIAARRSQVEVLIFPKDNARDYDELPAYLKKGLKVHFVEHYDEVFRVAFP, from the coding sequence ATTTTGAACTACGAAGAGAACAAAGACTCGTTCAACGAAGAGGAGTCTATCGTCGAGACTGTCAAAGAGTCGATCAAAGAAGATCAGCAGCGAGAGAAGGCGGAATCCGACTCTCCCGAGCAGGTCTTTGTCATTCCTCTGAATAGGCGCCCTTTTTTCCCTGGCATGGCAGCGCCTCTTGTAATCGAACCCGGCGCCTACTATGAGATTCTCAAGACAGTAGCCAAATCTAAACACAAGTGCATGGGTCTCTTTCTAACGAAGAAAGAGGATGTAAACATCTACAAGATCGGTTTCGACGATCTCTACTCGGTGGGTGTGCTTGCGCGTATCCTGCGCATTATTCCAATGGAGCAGGGCGGAGCTCAAGTCGTTCTCAACATGGAGAAGCGGATCAGCATCGCAAAGCCGCTCAAGGGAAAGAATTTAAGAGCGCAGGTCTCCTATCACGAGGAGGTCTCTGGCAAGCTCTCGAAAGAGCTCAAGGCCTACTCGATCAGCATCATCACGACAATCAAAGAGCTTCTTAAACTCAACCCTCTCTTCAAAGAGGAGCTTCAGATCTTTCTCGGACACTCCGACTTCACCGAGCCCGGTAAGCTTGCAGATTTTGCAGTTGCACTCACAACAGCCAGCAGAGAGGAGCTGCAAGAGGTTCTTGAAACGTTCGATCTTCAAGGCAGAATTGATAAAGCGCTCGTTCTTCTGAAGAAGGAGCTCGACCTCAGCAAGCTGCAGAATAGCATCAACCAGAAGATCGAATCTTCGATTTCTAAGACGCAGCGCGAATTCTTTTTAAGAGAGCAGCTAAAGACGATTAAAAAGGAGCTGGGTCTAGAGAAGGATGATAAGACGTGCGACATCGAGAAGTTCGAAGGACGCTTGAAAAAGCGCACAGTTCCCACAGATGTCATGACGGTGATCAAGGATGAGCTTGAAAAGTTAAACGTTCTTGAAGTGCAATCGGCCGAGTATGCCGTCTGCAGAAACTATCTAGATTGGCTCACGATTATCCCTTGGGGCATCTATAGCGAAGAGCATCACAACCTGAGGATGGCGAAGAAGGTGCTTGAAGAGGACCATTACGGCCTCAACGACATCAAAGAGCGCATCCTCGAGTTCATCAGCGTAGGGAAGCTCAGCGGTGGAGTGAAGGGGAGTATCATTGGCCTTGTCGGACCTCCAGGGGTGGGAAAGACGAGCATTGGCAAGAGCATCGCACGCGCATTAAATCGCCAGTTCTACCGATTCTCGGTAGGAGGCATGCGCGACGAGGCGGAGATCAAAGGGCACCGACGTACCTACATCGGGGCGATGCCCGGAAAGCTCATTCAAGCGCTGAAGTTCACTCAAGCGATGAATCCGATCATCATGCTCGACGAGGTGGATAAGATGGGCTCAAGCTACCATGGAGATCCAGCCTCTGCACTTCTCGAAGTATTGGATCCGGAACAGAACAAGGACTTTTTAGACCACTACCTCGACGTCCGATGCGATCTTTCAAACGTCCTCTTTCTTGTGACAGCGAACGTTCTGGATACGATTCCAGATCCGCTGAGAGACCGCATGGATGTGCTCAGACTGTCCGGGTACATTCTTGAAGAGAAGGTTGAGATCGCTAAAAAATATCTCATTCCACGCAATCGTAAAGCGATGGGCTTAAAAGTATCTGACGCTGAGTTTACGAGAGGAGTTCTGAAGCAGATCATCAATGGATACGCACGCGAAGCTGGAGTGAGAAACTTAGAGAACAATCTCAAGAAGATCTTGCGCAAGGTCGCTGTAAAAATCGTTAAAGAGCTTGAGAGAAAGAAGTCAAAAACAGCCAAGAAAGTAGGTCATAACCATCAGATCACAGAAGGCAATCTCAAAGATTACCTCGGAAAACCGATCTTTACTTCTGATCGCTTTTATGCGAAGACTCCAGTAGGGGTCTGCATGGGACTCGCATGGACCTCTCATGGAGGTGCAACGCTCTATGTCGAAACGATAAAAGTCCCTGCCGAGAAGGTGGAGATGAAGCTGACGGGTCAAGCTGGAGATGTGATGAAAGAGTCTGCACAGATCGCCTGGTCCTATCTGAGTAGTCAGGTGAAAAAATATGCGCCTGAGGTCACCTTTTTTGAGAAGTGTCAGGTGCATGTGCACATTCCCGAAGGCGCAACACCAAAAGATGGGCCATCTGCGGGCATTACCATGGTAACGGCGCTCCTGTCGCTACTCAAAGGCGTTCCTGCAAGGCAGAACTTGGGGATGACTGGAGAGGTAACTTTGACTGGAAAGGTGCTTCCAATCGGCGGCTTGAAAGAGAAACTGATTGCAGCGCGAAGATCCCAGGTTGAAGTCCTGATCTTCCCAAAGGACAATGCGAGGGATTACGATGAGCTTCCAGCCTACTTGAAGAAGGGGCTCAAGGTCCACTTTGTTGAACATTATGATGAGGTCTTCCGTGTCGCATTCCCCTGA
- a CDS encoding adenylyltransferase/cytidyltransferase family protein produces the protein MTASTPYAEFYLSKVIAPDELSAKAEEIRSSGKTIATLNGSFDLLHAGHLEMIFQASQQADVLIVALNSDASIKQYKSPDRPIIPLEYRLRMMAALGFVTYVTWFEETDPRALLSKIRPHVHVNGAEYGAQCIEAETVLSHGGRVHIVDLVPGLSTSTIIAKILKKEAPCA, from the coding sequence ATGACAGCTTCAACTCCTTATGCAGAGTTCTACTTAAGTAAAGTAATTGCTCCGGATGAGCTCTCTGCAAAGGCGGAGGAGATCAGAAGTAGTGGAAAGACCATTGCGACACTGAACGGCTCTTTTGATCTTCTGCATGCTGGCCACCTGGAGATGATCTTTCAAGCTTCTCAGCAAGCGGACGTTCTTATCGTCGCATTAAATAGCGATGCATCGATTAAGCAGTACAAGAGTCCCGACCGTCCTATCATTCCTCTTGAATACCGCCTGCGCATGATGGCAGCGCTCGGATTCGTAACTTACGTCACCTGGTTTGAAGAGACAGACCCTAGAGCTCTCCTCTCAAAAATCCGTCCGCACGTTCATGTGAATGGGGCCGAGTATGGCGCGCAGTGCATCGAAGCAGAGACTGTGCTCTCTCATGGCGGACGCGTGCACATCGTCGACCTGGTTCCGGGCCTTTCAACCTCTACGATCATTGCAAAGATTCTGAAGAAAGAGGCTCCATGCGCTTAA
- a CDS encoding rhomboid family intramembrane serine protease: MRLIGTFGEEKEAHLFCDFLANKEGIACSYEAYSDTESGKHAVRVWIEDDEQFAAATAWYERFKKSPEDFLIGEEAPIAAVHPVVEEIAPEVPLKQKRFHIRVLLRPKVPFAMSMTNLFLSICVFFFFWSGFQARVMEKEQGPIPLEIGVFTPIYRTMMFDYPCAFQALEDVLKSIPLQSVKSLKDLPVSEQREIREVQRIPYWTGFYDLLTKKIRGEEIPDSLPPLFEKIRQGEFWRMFSPCLLHGGFLHILFNMIWLWILGRQIEERTGRWHMLILILITGTVSNIAQYLMGGPFFLGFSGVVVGLAGFIWTRQKIAPWEGYPLQRTTVFFLLIFVIAMCALETFSFVMELFLHSPFSANIANTAHVVGGAAGLLLGRLPFFSREAA, from the coding sequence ATGCGCTTAATTGGCACTTTCGGTGAAGAGAAGGAGGCTCACCTCTTCTGCGACTTTTTAGCAAATAAAGAGGGGATCGCCTGCTCTTACGAGGCCTACTCAGATACCGAGAGTGGAAAGCACGCTGTGCGCGTCTGGATAGAAGATGATGAGCAGTTTGCCGCTGCAACCGCCTGGTATGAGCGGTTCAAAAAATCGCCTGAAGACTTTCTTATTGGCGAAGAGGCTCCCATTGCAGCAGTCCACCCGGTTGTTGAGGAGATCGCTCCCGAAGTGCCTCTCAAACAGAAGCGCTTCCACATTCGCGTCCTGTTGAGGCCAAAAGTGCCTTTTGCAATGAGTATGACCAACCTCTTTCTTTCAATCTGCGTCTTCTTCTTTTTCTGGAGTGGATTTCAAGCGCGCGTAATGGAGAAGGAGCAGGGGCCAATCCCTCTTGAAATCGGCGTCTTCACACCGATCTACCGCACGATGATGTTCGACTACCCTTGCGCTTTCCAGGCTCTTGAAGACGTATTAAAATCGATCCCCTTGCAATCTGTAAAGTCGCTAAAAGACCTGCCTGTGAGTGAGCAGAGAGAGATAAGAGAGGTTCAAAGGATTCCCTACTGGACAGGCTTTTATGATCTTCTCACAAAAAAGATACGAGGTGAAGAGATACCGGACTCCCTGCCTCCTCTTTTTGAGAAGATTCGCCAGGGAGAGTTCTGGCGCATGTTTTCTCCCTGTCTTCTCCACGGCGGATTTCTTCATATTTTATTTAACATGATCTGGCTCTGGATACTGGGCAGGCAGATTGAGGAGCGCACCGGCCGGTGGCATATGCTCATCCTTATTCTGATTACAGGGACCGTTTCAAATATCGCTCAATACCTCATGGGAGGACCCTTCTTTTTAGGCTTCTCGGGGGTCGTTGTGGGTCTTGCGGGCTTTATCTGGACGCGTCAGAAGATCGCCCCATGGGAGGGATACCCTCTTCAGAGAACCACCGTCTTCTTCTTGTTGATCTTTGTGATCGCAATGTGCGCGCTTGAGACCTTCTCTTTTGTCATGGAGCTCTTCCTCCACTCGCCCTTCTCTGCAAATATTGCCAACACGGCACACGTTGTGGGAGGAGCTGCGGGACTTCTTCTCGGCAGGCTGCCCTTTTTCTCTAGAGAGGCCGCATGA
- a CDS encoding ribonuclease Z encodes MSIRDLTILGCSSQQPTRRRNHGAYLVRWNDEGFLFDPGEGTQRQFIFANIAPPTVTRIFISHFHGDHCLGLGSMLMRLNLDKVTHPIHCYYPASGKAYFDRLRYCCIYHEMITVIEHPVNEEGVVHDDGKFCIEAKFLQHGVESIGWRVTERNTRKFDREKLEALGVHGPLVREIEREGKVTIGGSLVTLDEVSQVRKGDSIAVVIDTAFCQEAIDIAKGAKILLCESTYLESHHDLAAKHNHLTAKQAAEIAKKAGVNQLILTHFSARYQELDAFASEARTIFPNTFVAEDFKNFPFPK; translated from the coding sequence ATGAGTATTCGCGACCTAACAATTTTGGGCTGTTCAAGCCAGCAGCCGACGAGAAGGCGCAACCATGGAGCCTACCTCGTCAGATGGAATGATGAGGGTTTTCTATTCGACCCGGGCGAGGGGACTCAGAGGCAGTTCATTTTTGCCAATATTGCGCCTCCTACAGTCACGCGTATCTTCATCAGCCACTTTCATGGAGACCACTGCCTTGGCCTCGGTTCGATGCTCATGCGCCTAAATCTGGACAAGGTAACACACCCAATCCACTGCTACTATCCCGCTAGCGGGAAGGCCTACTTCGACAGGCTTCGCTACTGCTGCATCTACCACGAGATGATCACTGTGATCGAGCACCCTGTGAATGAAGAAGGGGTGGTTCATGACGATGGAAAGTTCTGCATCGAAGCTAAGTTTCTGCAGCACGGCGTCGAGAGCATTGGATGGAGAGTCACCGAGCGCAATACACGTAAGTTTGACAGAGAGAAGTTAGAAGCGCTTGGAGTGCACGGACCTCTCGTTAGAGAGATAGAGAGAGAAGGAAAAGTAACTATTGGTGGAAGCCTTGTTACCCTCGATGAGGTTAGCCAGGTGCGTAAGGGCGACTCTATTGCTGTTGTGATCGACACAGCATTCTGCCAAGAGGCGATCGACATCGCAAAAGGCGCCAAAATTCTTCTGTGCGAGAGCACCTACCTCGAGAGCCACCACGACCTCGCCGCCAAGCACAACCACCTCACAGCCAAACAGGCCGCTGAGATCGCAAAGAAAGCCGGTGTGAATCAGCTGATTCTCACCCACTTTTCCGCTCGCTACCAGGAGCTCGACGCATTCGCCTCCGAAGCGCGCACCATCTTCCCCAACACCTTCGTCGCCGAAGACTTCAAAAACTTCCCCTTCCCCAAATAA
- a CDS encoding winged helix-turn-helix transcriptional regulator, which translates to MLKALFGNRNVERILLFLFVNERCYGTQLQSLLGVPLTPIQKALLRLEKEGIVSSYYEGKTRIFQLNAACPIRPELEMLLKKAYTLLPSLEKKRYCFIHKPRLRLEEEGKRERDRRSELSAFWQKLTSVHLLSFSAKARHGEEQSVKVGKAEVVVNSPTSNTLVFQEKGYWLVDQIPTTAFSSSFRWTLDLSASLITLEHLRYGATHPVFLLHLAPTEPFLLESVDAHLCSGDCYLGNIVWSPNAIQLHWRIIGPHKNDELTYHYS; encoded by the coding sequence ATGCTTAAAGCCCTCTTTGGAAACCGAAACGTCGAGAGAATTCTTCTATTTCTCTTCGTGAATGAGAGGTGTTATGGCACCCAGCTACAATCTCTTTTGGGAGTTCCACTCACACCGATTCAGAAGGCGCTTCTCCGTTTAGAAAAAGAGGGAATCGTCAGCAGCTACTATGAGGGAAAGACGCGCATCTTCCAGTTAAATGCAGCCTGCCCCATCCGCCCTGAACTTGAGATGCTACTTAAAAAGGCGTACACGCTGCTCCCCTCCCTCGAAAAGAAGAGGTACTGCTTCATTCATAAGCCGAGACTTCGCCTTGAAGAGGAGGGAAAGAGAGAGAGGGATAGACGAAGCGAGCTCTCAGCCTTCTGGCAAAAGCTAACATCTGTGCATCTGCTCTCATTTTCAGCAAAAGCTCGCCATGGAGAGGAGCAGTCGGTAAAGGTCGGCAAGGCGGAGGTGGTTGTAAACTCTCCCACGTCAAATACCCTCGTTTTTCAGGAGAAGGGATACTGGCTCGTCGATCAGATTCCTACCACGGCTTTCAGCAGCAGCTTCCGCTGGACGCTCGACCTGAGCGCCTCACTCATCACCCTAGAACACCTCCGCTATGGAGCCACCCACCCCGTATTTCTGCTCCACCTTGCTCCCACAGAGCCCTTCCTGCTCGAGTCGGTCGATGCGCACCTCTGCTCAGGCGACTGCTACCTCGGAAATATCGTCTGGAGCCCAAATGCCATCCAGCTCCACTGGAGAATCATCGGCCCCCACAAGAACGACGAGCTCACCTACCACTACTCCTAA
- a CDS encoding biotin transporter BioY, producing the protein MEFLAIKQKKEVFFQLVKHPLLQIFYGSCLIGICAQISIPLYFTPVPFTGQTCGVILVATLLGRSKGALAALLYLMEGAAGVPVFAGGRAGIQIFFGTTGGYLLAYPVQAYLIGWVVQRYQSGFVRVTGVSLICLMQLAVGSLWLAGFVGLSSALAMGFYPFISVELAKVFLIIGLKKGE; encoded by the coding sequence ATGGAATTTTTGGCAATAAAGCAGAAAAAAGAGGTGTTTTTTCAACTTGTTAAACATCCTCTTCTGCAGATTTTTTATGGTTCATGTCTCATCGGCATCTGCGCTCAGATCTCTATTCCGCTCTACTTTACTCCCGTTCCGTTTACCGGACAGACTTGCGGGGTGATTCTCGTTGCTACACTTCTCGGTAGATCTAAGGGAGCACTTGCTGCGCTCCTCTATCTGATGGAGGGTGCGGCTGGAGTGCCGGTATTTGCGGGAGGTCGTGCGGGCATCCAGATCTTTTTTGGCACAACGGGCGGCTACCTGCTCGCCTACCCTGTGCAAGCCTATCTCATCGGGTGGGTGGTGCAAAGATATCAGAGTGGATTTGTGCGAGTTACCGGAGTCTCTCTCATCTGCCTTATGCAGCTTGCAGTCGGCTCTCTCTGGCTCGCGGGTTTTGTGGGCTTGAGTAGCGCGCTTGCCATGGGATTCTACCCATTTATATCAGTGGAACTAGCAAAAGTATTT